AAAATAGTCCGACCGTGGACCCCGAAAGGTTTGACCTGTGCGGGCGTTGGTTTTTGCTCCGGCTCCCGGGGAGGAGGAACGGTTCTCTGACACCTCTGAGGAGGTTCCGCAGATCCTTTTGACTTGGCGGAAAATGACCGGACGGTTACAATGGCCCCCGCCGGTTGGCCTTACAAGCTGATTGTTTCCTGTCCACATAGGATAGCGTTATGAAAAAAGATATGTTTCAAATAGGCCCTCAGACCCTTCAAATGCTGGAGCTTGGTCACCCATGGGTGATCGCAGACCGTTACACCAAAACCTGGCCTTCGGGTCGTCCCGGGGACCTTGTCGAACTGCGCGACGCCGGCGGGCAGATGGTGGCCACAGCTCTGCTCGATCCCAAGGATCGGATTGTCGCCCGGGTGCTGGAGCGTGGTCCCATGAATTTTGGTGGAGCATGGCTGGCTGAGAAGATCCAGCGGGCGCTGAATCTGCGCACCAGGACCTTGGACCTGGACCGAACCAGCGCTTATCGCCTGGTCAATGCCGAAGGCGACGGTCTTCCCGGTCTGACCGTTGATCGCTACGAAAATCACCTGATGGTGCAATTTTTCTGCCGGTCCTGGCAACCCCACCTGACCATGATCGCCGATACTCTGGACAAGCTTCTGAAGCCCCGCGGAATTTATGTCAAGCACCGTCCCCAGCAGACCCGGGAATTGGCCGACGAGGGGAAGCGTTGCAGCCGCCTGTTGACGGGGCGGGGTGCGCCGGGTCGACTCCAGGTGATGGAAAACGGACTTAATTTCCTGGTTGAACTCGAAACCGGTCTGAACACCGGGCTGTTCTGTGATCAACGAAACAATCGCCGGGATCTTATGGGGCGGATCCGGGGCGGTTCAGTCCTGAATCTTTTCTCCTACACAGGCGCCTTTTCCGTGGCCGCCGCAGCGGGGGCCGCCCGGGTGACCAGTGTGGATGCTTCGGCAGGCTATCTGGATTGGGCCCGGGAAAATTTTGCGGCTAACCGACTGAACCCCAAGCGCCATGAATTTATTCTCGGCGACTGTTTTACTGTCCTGGAAGAACTGGTCCGCAAAAAAGACCGGTTCGATCTGGTCATCATGGACCCGCCTTCCTTTTCTACCGTCGGCAAAAGCCGGTTCACCACAACGGGAGGAACGGCCGAATTGGTGACCCTGGCCCTCGATTTGCTGCCGGCCGGAGGGCTGCTGGTCACCTCTTCCAATCACCAGAAGGTCGATTGGGCGGATTACCTCAAGGAGTTGCGTCGAGGCGCTCTGCGCGCCGGCTGCGACTTGCGGATTCTCGCCACCTCCGGACAGGGGGAGGACTTTCCCTATAGTGTAACGTTCCCGGAAGGGCGTTATCTTAAATTCGTTATCGGCATGAAAGGTTGACAGAAGCCGATTCTGGTTTGCGGTTTTGCAAAATCGAAATCGCTATCGAAATCGAAATCGGGTGTTGGCCTTTTTGCATAAAACCAGGCTTCAAAGTCAAGGCCCGGATTCGATCCCGATTTCGATTGAAATCCTCGCCCTCATCCCTTTTCGTCCACAATCCTACTTTTTTCGATAACGACCGGCTCCACCGGTACGTTTTCATGGTAACCGCGACGGCCGGTGGACACCTTGGCAATGGCATCGACCGTATCCATGCCATCGATCACTTTACCGAAAACCGCATAACCATAGCCGGCAGCCGTTTCAGACTGATGGTCAAGAAAGTGGTTGTCGGTCAGGTTGATGAAGAACTGGCTGGTGGCGCTGTCGACCACCTGGGTGCGCGCCATGGCGATGGTGCCGCGCAGGTTTTTCAGGCCGTTGTTCGCTTCGTTTCGAATCGGCTCGTGGGACGGTTTTTGCGACATATCGGCGGTCATGCCGCCGCCTTGGATCATGAAGCCGGGAATAACGCGGTGAAAAATGGTCCCGTCGAAAAACCCTTCCTGAACATAGCGCAAAAAGTTTTCGGATGATCCGGGGGCGTTGACAGGGTCGAGTTCGATGGTGATGTCCCCATATGATGTTTTTAGATGAACCACGGGGGCTTTTTCGGTTGTCATTGTTTGCTCCTTGGTTGGGGCCCGGAATCGGCTGGTTATGGTATGGAACATCGGGCTATATCATGTCCTCTGTCAATTTTCAAGGGTATGGTTAGGCGTAGGGGCAGGTCTCAGACCTGCCCTTTGGTAAGAATCTCGGTGGGTCCTGGTGCGGGTCTGAGACCCGCACCCTACGGCTAATCCTCAAGGTAAGGTTCCATCAACCGGTTGCGTAGGGCGTTCAGACCCGGGCTGATGGAGACCTTGTAGGTGTGGGGATTGATCAATCGCAGAGTACCGTTGGGCATTCGCTGCAGCTGATCCCGGCAACGGTCGGCCATGGTTTCAAGACTTTCTGTGGGCAGGGTGGGTTTGCCGTTTTCCATGACCACTTTTCGTATGTCCTCGAAGGTGACGTCTTTGGGCAGGCTTTTGTGCCGAGAAGGGTTGGTGGGATCGTAGACGGTATCGGCCGGGGAAAGGGTCTCGTCTTCGAGGCAGATGATATCGATGGAAAATTGTCCATCGGGCTCCATGGCGCGCAGAAGCCGTTTGTGATCCGGCAGGGTTGCTTTGGCAATGTCGCTGGTGACCTTGAACTTCGGCTGGTCTTCGCAACGCACCAGCTTGTAGACGCCGCCAAGGGCTCCTCCTCCCGGGCCCCCCGCCGTGGCCAGTTGGGTCCCGACCCCGTAGATGTCGATGCAGCCACCTTCTTCCCGGATGGATTGGATGACATATTCGTCCAGATCGCTGGAGGCGACGATTTTAACCTCCGGAAATCCCGCCTCATCCAGCATATTCCTAGCTTCTTTCGACAGGTAGGCCAAGTCCCCGCTGTCGAGGCGCACCCCGAGGAGTTCATGATTTCTGTTCCTTAATTCCCTGGCCACGGTGATGGCGTTCGGAATGCCGCTCTGCAGAGTGTCGTAGGTGTCCACCAGCAGGATGCAGCTATCGGGAAAGGCTTCGGCATAGGCTCGGAAAGCCTCCAGTTCCTCGTCGAAAGCCATGACCCAGCTGTGGGCGTGGGTGCCTTTGACCGGGATACCGTAAACTTGACCGGCCAGGGTGTTGCTGGTACTGCGGGCCCCTCCAATAAAGGCCGCCCGGGCTTCGCTCAACCCCCCGTCGGGCCCATGAGCGCGGCGAAGGCCGAATTCGATCACCGTGCCTTTTTCCCCGGCTGACAGTACGATGCGCGCCGCCTTGGTCGCGATGAGGGTCTGAAAATTGACCATATTCAGCAGCGCGGTTTCAACCAGTTGAGCTTCGGCAAGAGGCGCTTCCACGGTTACCAGCGGTTCGTTGGCGAAAACTACGGTGCCCTCGGCGGGAGCGACGATTTTGCCCGAAAAGCGAAAGGACTCCAGGTAATCAAGGAAACCGTGGGTAAAAATATTCAAAGCTTTCAGATAGTCCAGATCTTCCCGGCTGAAACGAAGTTTTTCAAGATAGGCAAGCGCGTTGGCCAAACCGGCAAAAACCGCATAACCGCCCTTAAAAGGGTTTTTCCGGAAGAAAAGATCGAATACGGCCTGCTTTTCATGCATGCCGTTTTTCCAGTATCCGGCCAACATGGTGAGCTCGTAAAGATCGGTTAAAAGCGGTGAATAGCGATAATCCGACATGCTGCCTCCGGTGGAATCGATTTGATTCCAGTATACAGGGTGAGGGGCTGAAAAAAGATCAGGGGTCCATGGCTGCTTGGACAAGTGTCGGCTGGAGGACCTGCTGCACATCCTGAGAAGTCATCTCGAGCAGGAAGCCCCGTTTGCCCCCATTGATATAGACGACCGGAAGGGAGAGTATCGATTCTTCCATGTAGACCGGCAGATGTTTGCGGGTGCCGAAGGGCGAGGTGCCTCCGACCAGATAACCGCTATGGCGATTGGCTGCAGCCGGGTCGCAGGGGGTAATCTGTTTCACCCCCATGGCCCGCGCGAGGGATTTGGTGGACACCTGGCGGTCGCCGTGCATCAGGACCACCAGGGGTTCTCCGCGGTCATCCTGCATGATCAGTGTTTTGATAACGGCATGCTCGTCGACATGCAGCTCACGGGCACAGACGGCGGTGCCTCCATGCTCTTCGTAATCGTATAAATGTCCGATAAAATTAATTTTTTTATAACGCAGCAGGCGAACAGCGGGAGTGACGGGGAATTTGTCTTTTGCCATAACGTTATCTTTTAAAATGTTAAAAATTAAAGGCTAAGGTCCGATTTCGATTCCGATTTCGATTTGGATTTTTCGAAATCGGTATCGGTATCGGTATCGGTATCGGATGTTTGCCTTCAAACTTTCAAATAAACCAGTAAACAACCTGCCATCCCAGGCTGCCGATAGTGGCTCCGGCGCAGAGGACGGCCAGGCTCAAAAACAGTTTGGCGCTGGCCTGGCGTCCGCGAAAGCTCATTGGCAGCAGCAGGCCGAAGGCGGCACCGCCGAGCGCTCCGCCAAGATGTCCGGCGTTGTCGGCACCGACCAGCAGGCCGAATATAAAGGCGAAGACCGCCCAGCGAAACATGAAATTGCGCAGCGCCTGGCCCACAGGACCCATGCGGTGAAAATAGGCCACGGCAAAACCGATCAGGCCGAAAATCGATCCCGATGCGCCCACAACCGGTGTTCCTGGGTGCCAGAAAAAACCGAGAAGGGTCGCCGTCAAAGCGGTCAGGGTGTAGAGGGTGATAAAGGGGGGAGTGCCGATCTCCCTTTCGATTAAGGGGCCGACCTGATAGAGTACAAGCATGTTGAAGCCGAGATGGATCAGGCCTGCATGGGTATAGGCGTAGGTCAGGCAGCGCCACCACTGGCCATCATTCAGAACCAGAGGGACCCAGAGTTGGGCGCCGAAGTGAAGCAGCAATTCGATGCGGGGCGCCATCAGGGGGGTGAGGCCCAGACCGGCGGCGGCGCCCTTGAGAATCATCAGGGAAAACCAGATGAGGTTGAGCGCAAGGATGATTTTGGTAGCATTGAGGCTTTCACCTCCGGGAAGAGTTCCCTGCTTGAAAAAAGTTTTCATATTGCGCTCCCAGCGCATGATTCTCCATTGCCAACGGGTACCGTCCAGTCCCAGACGGTCGAAAAACGCCTTCCAGTCCACACAAGATCCTTTCACGAAAATGGGTAGAAATACTATTGCAGAAAAACGAAGCTGGTTCAACTTATGAATCATTCCGTAAGGATGGGGTTGTTATGATAACAGATGATAACGAGGGCTGCCGGTCAGCCCGAGCAAGTACGGCCAGGAAAGGATGAAGCATGCCGATAAGATCGATCAACCCGACAACCGAAAGGATAAATAACCGTTACGAAGAAATTTCCGAGGAAAATATAAAGGAAATTATTAAGAACTGCCATAAAGAGTCAAATGAATGGAAGAAAATCAGTTTGGAAGACCGGGCGATCCTGATGGGCAAAGTGGCCTTTTTGCTTCGCGAAGAAAAGGAGCGTTACTCAAGGTTGATGGCCCAGGAAATGGGGAAGCCGGTCAGTCAGGGGCGGGGTGAAATCGAGAAATGCGCCTGGGTTTGCGAACACTACGCCGAACAGGCTTCCTCCTATTTGCAACCGGAATCCCTGCCCAGCGACGCCTCCCGCTCCTATGTGGCCTTTCGGCCGCTGGGGGTCGTGCTGGCGGTGATGCCCTGGAATTTTCCCTTCTGGCAGGTGTTCCGGTTCGCCGCTCCCGCCCTGATGGCCGGGAACGGAGCGTTACTGAAACATTCCTCCAATGTTCCCGGCTGCGCCCTGGCCATCGAGGATCTGTTCCGGCGGGCCGGTTTTCCAGACCATATTTTTCGCACCCTCATGATCGGATCCGGCTCGGTGGATCAGGTGATCGCAAATCCCCTGGTGCGCGCCGTCACCCTTACCGGAAGCGAGCAGGCCGGGCGCAAGGTGGCTGCGAAAGCGGGGGAGATGCTGAAGAAAACCGTGCTCGAACTGGGCGGCAGCGATCCCTTTGTGGTTCTTCCGGGCGCAGATCTCGGCGAAGCCGCCACCGTGGGTGCTCATTCACGGTGCATCAATGCCGGGCAGAGCTGCATTGCCGCCAAAAGGTTCATCGTTGTCGGGGATATTTACGATGCCTTTGTGGAGCATCTCCGCCGGGCGATGGCTTCGCTGAAAACCGGGAATCCCCTCGACGAGGAGACCGAAGTCGGACCCATGGCCCGGGGAGACCTGCGGGAGGAACTGCATGCCCAGGTTCAGGCCTCGGTGCTGCAAGGTGCAGACCTGATTCTGGGGGGAGTGTTGCCGGAAGGACCGGGATTTTTCTACCCGCCCACTCTCCTGACGGGAGTGCAACCGGGCATGCCGGCCTTCGATGAGGAGCTGTTCGGACCGGTGGCGGCCATGATCCGGGCCCGGGATGTGGAGGACGCTCTGCAGTTGGCCAACCAGACATCCTTTGGCCTGGGCGGTTCCGTCTGGGACAAGGATTCCTTGAGGGCCGAACATCTGGCGGCCCGTATCGAGGCCGGAGCCGTATTTGTCAACGGCATGGTCAAGAGCGATCCCCGCCTGCCTTTTGGCGGGATCAAGGATTCCGGCTACGGCCGGGAATTGTCGGCCTACGGTATTCGGGAGTTCGTGAATATCCAAACGGTGTGGGTAAGGTGAAACGCGTGAGGAGTGAGGACTGCTCCGCTCGTTGTCAATGGAGCGCAAGCGTAACGGTTGTCGGCGTCGTAATCGAAAATGGATCCAATTTCGACAACGATTACGAGAACGACAACGAGGTGGAATGTAACTGATGAACGTGGGAGCTTAAAAACGCGCAGCGAAAGTCGTAAGATGAACGTTACGTTTTTGGTATTAAAAAATTCGGGTTTCAGGGCTTCAATTGACGATATACTTGGTTATACTTTAATGAACTGAGGGATTAACCAGAAAAGGAATCGGCAACAGGATGAGGAGTTTGGTCTGGAAAATATCCGTTAGGGTCGGAATGATTTTTCTGGTCTGGTTATTTGCGTTACCGGCGGCCGCAGCGCAAGTCGATCTCTCGCCGGTCGCATCGGAACTGCGGCAACTTTTAGAGCAAAACACCTCCACCTTTGAGTCTGCCCTCGACGGGACCCCTGTCCCCCTTCACCCAAGGGTGGAGGAGTTCTACCGCATGCGGCACTATTTCCCGGCCTGGCTCGAGGGACGTCAGCTCAACGGACAGGCTCGCCGGCTGTTGAGCCTTTTGCGGGCGGCGTCCAATGAAGGCTTGGATCCGGAGGATTATCAGGTTTCGACACTGACCGTCTTAGGGGCCCTGAATCAGGTCCTGCCGTCCTATGGATATTTATGGGATTTGCGCTGTCTGGCCCGGCTTGACATTCTCCTGACCAATGCCTGCCTTAAATATGCCGATCATCTGGTTCGGGGTCGCGCAACCCCCTCGTCTGTTTATCCCGGAGAGTGGCATGCCGTTTTGAAATCCCTGGACGTGGTTGAACTGTTGCGGGACGGGCTTCGTCAGGGGAAGCCGGCCGGGTTGCTGATGGAAGCGGCTCCGAAAAATCCCCATTATATTCAGTTGCGAAAGTCTCTGGACCTTTACCGGAAAATGGCCCAGGCGGGCGGCTGGCCGCAGATCCCCGAGGGGAAAACCGTCAAACGCGGTGAAAATGACTGGAGGATTCCCTGGGTGAGGCGTCACCTGGTCCAGGTGGGAGATCTGCCCGTCGGGGAAAACCAGGATTCGCCGGTACTAGAAGAGGAGACGGCCCTTGCTTTGCAGCGTTTTCAGGGTCGACACGGGTTGAAGGCGGATGGGGTTTTCGGTCCGGATACACTGGCCGAACTCAATGTTTCCGTTGAAGAGCGAATCCGTCAGATCGAGCTCAACCTCGAGCGGGCACGCTGGCTTCCCGATGAATTCGGCGACCGCCACCTGCTGGTCAACATCGCCGACTTCCGGCTGTTTGTGATCGAGGGCGACCGCCAGGTGTTGGAGATGGCCGTGGTAGTCGGCATGACCAAACGCCGGACTCCGGTTTTTTCCTCCCGTCTCAGCTACCTGGTTTTCGCTCCTTACTGGAATGTGCCTCTCTCCATACTGCGCCGGGAAAAACTCCCCAGGATCAAGGCGGATATCGAATATCTGGCGGCTTATCACTACCAGATTGTTTCCTGGAAGGATTTCCCCACGCGGGTGATCGATCCTTCCACCCTCGATTGGGAGTTGATCAACGCGGATAATTTCCCCGGAATGCTTCGTCAGAAACCGGGGCCCTGGAACTCGCTGGGCCGGGTCAAATTCATGCTGCCCAACAGCTTCGACGTCTACCTGCACGATACACCCGAACAGAACCTGTTCAAACGGGAAGAGAGGGTCTTCAGTTCGGGTTGCATACGTTTGGAACGGCCTGCAGAACTGGCTGCTTACCTTTTAAGGGAGCAAAGGGGCTGGAATGAAGAGCGCATCCTGAAGGCGATGGCGGCCGAGCGGCCGCAAAGGGTCGATATTCCAGATCGGTTGCCGGTTCATATCCTTTATCAGACAGCCTGGGTGGACTCCAGGGGTGATGTCCAATTCCGCAAGGATATTTACAAGAGGGATCAGGAGCTCTTGCTGGTGCTGAACAAGATGCCTTCCCAAACAAGAGCTCTGCTGGCCTCGGAAGTTCGCCATATCGACAATGAGAATCACCTGCCCTGATGCATCCTCCAGTCATGACTTCCCTCGATTTACCCCTGTTTAAAAAATTAAATTAATTATCTTGATTAAAAATTCACGAGAATGGTATTTTACTGCTCGTTTTGCGGGTTTTGTTTGTGCCAACATAAAAATAAGCCTGGTATCAATGACTTCCATATCCGTAACAGTACTCACGACCGTTTACAACGCCGAGCGCTTCCTCCGTGAAACGGTTGAATCCGTTTCCGTTCAAACCTTTCAACCGATGGAGCATCTTCTGGTTGACGACGGCTCGACGGACGGTTCTCTGGCTTTGGCCTACAAGCTGGCGGAAGAATATCCTCGGATACGGGTCATCCCCCTTAAAAAAAACGAAGGGCGTCCCGCGGCCTTAAATGTGGGACTCAGGGAAGCCGGATCGGAACTGATTGCGATACTGGACAGTGACGACATAGCCATGCCCCATTGGCTGGAAAGGGTCGTGGCGGTTTTTCAGGAAGCTCCCGAAGCCGGGTCGGTGGGCGGAGGGGGCGTGATCATGACCGAAAACGGGCTTATTACGGGCAAGGTAAAGTACTGCAAAAAAAAGGGGGATGTGACATCGGAGGTGCTGGCGGGACATTACATGATTCTGCATCCGGGATCTGTTCATCGCCGGTCCATGCTTTTAAAATCAGGCGGTTATAATACTCTTCTCAAGAGCGTCGAGGACTGTGACATGTATATGAATGTCGCCAGCCTGGCAAGGCTCATAAATGTCGGAGAACCGTTGATCTATTACCGCCGGTTAAAGGATTCCGAAAGCAGAACAAATCCGGAATACGCTGCGCTGATCTGCGATTATATTATGAAGAAGGCAGCCTTGTTGTCCTCCGGGAAAACGATTTCCGAGGCAAACAGTTCTCTTGCACCCATTGTCGAGAAGATGACAGTCGTGCCGCGTTTGAAAAAACTGGAAAAAGGCGCTTATGAATATGAGATGGCGAAAGCGTTTCGCCAGGGGGGGCAGCCTCTGCACGCCTTCCGATTATTCCTTGCCGCGGCCGTAGCAAGGTATAAGCCCTTTTCCTCCTGTGGAAGAGCTTTGGGATGCCTCTGGTGCCGGAATATGCAACATCAAATATCCCTTCGTGGTCTCGAGATCCGGAATACAGATGGATGAAATGATATAGGCAACCGAATTGAGTTTAGCTGTTGTGGATCTCAGATCAACTCCGCCAGCCAGCGGAAGGCCAGCAGGGTGCCGGCGATGGAGCCGAGGGAGGAGAAAAGGAAAACCAGCAGAACCCTGGTCATGCGATTGCGCCACCAGCCGGGAAGGGACGCCAGATCCTGGTTGACGTTTTCCAGGTCGTTGACCGTGGGGGCGGCGACAAAAGCCTGGACCAGGCCGGTGACGAAGCCGGCGCCTATGGTGGGGTTGAGCGAAGTGATTGGAGCCGCGATGAAGGCCGAGATCACGGTCAGGGGATGACCCAGGGCGGCTACTGTGCCCAAGGCGGCGAAAAGGCCGTTGGCCAGCACCCAGGCCAGGGCGGCGTCGGTCAGTTTCCGGGGATCGGCAAAGAAAAATCCCACCACGAACAGAGCCAGCACGATGACCGGGAAAGCCCATGGCAGAATTTTGGAATAAAGGGGTTTGTCCGGGATGATCGTGAGTTCGGACGGATCCGGCAGGTTCTCTTCACCGAGGCGGCGGATGATGCCCGGCACATGAGCCGCTCCCACCACCGCAACGATTTTTTCCCCTGCGGACTCCAATATCTGGTGGGCCATGTAGTGGTCCCGCTCGTCCACCAAAATGGTTTTTACGGGCGGCATAATTTCGCCCATTTCATCCAGCATGGCGGTCAGGGTGTCGGTTTGGCGCAGGCGGGCCAGCTGTTCTTCGTCAACCTGCTGGGTTTCGAAGACTCCGGCAAAAAGTGCCGCCAGCAAGTTCATTTTCTTCCATAGTCCGGTTTTACGCCAGGCCCGCAGAAGGGTCGTGCGAATATCCCGATCGATCAAACGAACCTCAATACCGCACCTGTCCGCTGTCTGAGCGGCGGCCAGCAGTTCGGCTCCCGGTTTCACACCCGTCTGCAGCCCCATCTTTTTCTGAAAGGCCGAGAGGGCCAGGTTTGCCAGCAGATAGGCGCCTTGCCCTTTGCGGATGACCTGGACCAGGTCGAGGGACTTCCAGCGGTCGGGTTCGACCAAAGACTGGTAGCGCTGCTGATCCAGCTCAAGACAGACGGTATCCGGTCTTTCCTCTTCAATCACGCGTTGAACGGTATCGACGGAATCACGGGAAATATGGGCCGTTCCGACCAAAAGGATCTCCTTGCCCCGAATGCTGAGGCGGTGGACATCGGAATCGGGCTCCTTGTCAAGGTGAGGATCTTGCAGGGGGCGCGAAGGCAGGATTGACACCAGTTCTCTATCGGAAGAAATTGTCATCTTTTCCTCAAAACAAAAAGCGCCGGTTCAGCGACGCTTTTTGACGGGTTCTCTCCACGCCTGCCGTGGGTTTTTAGGCCTCAAAAGCGAGCCTAGTAAGGTGGGAAACCTTGTGGGGGCATCAGGCGTCCCGATACGAGTCGGGCTGGCTCACCGCCCCCCTGAAGTCTTCCCGAAATAAAAAGTATACCGCTAGGGCTTACCAACCTCACGGGCAGGGTAGAGAGTTTATTCGTGCTTTTACTATAGTAAAAAGCTTTGACTGTTTCAAGGGTAAACTATTGGCGAAGGAGGTGTCATTCCCGTCAGCCTGGATTGGCATTCCATGAAAATTGCATGGTTCGGTCGGTAAAGTTGTGCGACCTCTCGCAGGTCCCCATTTTTCTATAGCAGTTTGCACAGGTAGTCCCATGAATATCCAGACGAAGATAGTCAGCATGGTCCTGGTGTTGGTTCTTTTGACAGCCTTGTCAATTGTCGCTATCGCCTTCCGTCAAAAAAATGTCCTTACAGAGAATGTAAGAGCTGAGCTTGACCAGCTGATTCAGAGCGAAACGGGGAAAGTGGCCCAGGATGTCTATCTCATGTGCCGCATCATGCAGGAATCCCTCGAGCAGCGCCTTGGGCACGGGCTGATCGTAGCCGAAACAGCTCTGAAGCGGATGGGAAACATCTCTTTTGGCAGAGATACGGTGACATGGCAAGCAATCAACCAGTATACGGGGAAACCTTCGAAAGTCATTCTGCCTAAAATGCTTATCGGGGGCCGCTGGGTTGGACAGACCACCCGTTTTGAGGAGGCGGTGCCGGTTGTGGATGAAGTTACAGCCATGCTGGGGACGGCCTGTACTCTGTTTCAGCGTGTCAATGAAACCGGAGACATGATACGGGTGGCAACCAGTGTTCCCGATTCCGATGGCAAAAGGGCCATCGGTACCTACATTCCCCGATTCAATCCGGACGGTTCTTCCAACCCGGTCATCGAAAAACTTTTGCAGGGAGAGACCTATACGGGCAGGGGCTATGTGGTCAATGCCTGGTACCTTACCGGATATGTGCCTTTGTGGGATCCTTCCCGGAAAAAGGTGGTTGGCGCCCTGTTTGTGGGGCAGAAGCAGGAGAGTGTCACCAGCCTGCGGCGGGGCATCATGGATATCCGGATCGGTAAATTGGGTTATGTAGCCGTTTTCGGCGGAAAAGGGGACCAGCAAGGGCGCTACATCATTTCTCAAAAAGGGTCGCGGGACAATGAGAATGTTCTGGCCTCCTCCATGCCTGTCGACATGGTCGATGGGATTGGACAAGCCATCGAAAAAGCCCTGACCCTTGAGGTGCCCCGGGACGGCGGGACCATCCCGGTATTTTTTCACAGGTACCCATGGCAAAATCCTGCAGAAGGTGACAGACGGTTCAAACTGGCGGCGGTGACCTATTTCGAGCCCTGGGACTGGGTCATCATGGCCACGGCCTACGAAGATGATTACCTCGAAGCCCGGGAGCGGATGACGGGAGCCTTCTCCCAGATGATCAACTGGGCCAACCTGGTCACAATGGCCATTATCGCGTTTGCACTGGCCCTGAGTTTCTACATCGCCCGCGGCATCAGCAGGCCCCTCCAGAAAGCCATTCAGGTTTTTGACAAAATCGGCCAGGGGGAGCTCGACGTCCAGATGAATTTGAACGCCAGGGATGAAATAGGCCAGCTGTCACAAGCCTTTGACGTCATGGTCGGCAATCTGAAACAGGTGACTGCCTCCAGGGAAGAACTGGATCGGGAGATCGTGCGGCGATCTTTTGTCGAAAGAGAACTGCGTCGGGCCTCTGCCCGGCGCAAGGAACTGGAGATGATTATCAATCACAGCCCCACGGTGGTTTTTTTGTGGCAGGCGACAACGGGCTGGCCCGTTGAGTATGTTTCGGAAAACATCCGGCAACTCGGTTTTATGGCCGAGGAGTTTCATTCGAAGAAACGACTGTTCAACTCGATCATTCATACCGACGATGTTGGCTGGGTGACCGCCGAAATAACCCGTTACCAGGAGGAAGAGAAAACCGTCGATCTCATCCAGGAATACCGCATTGTCAACGGTGAAGGGGAGGTGTGCTGGGTGGAAACGCGTTCCTGGCCCAGATTCAGCGAGACGGGGAGGATCACCCATTTTCAAAGTGTGCTGTTGGACATTACGGTCCGCAGAAAGGCCGAGGAAGCCGTGCACAAGCTGGCCTATTACGACGGCCTGACCGGTCTGCCGAACCGGATGCTGCTGCTGGACCGGCTGGAGCAGGCATTGGTCCAGGCCAAGCGGGATAAACGGCAGCTGGCCCTGCTTTTCCTGGATCTGGATGGTTTCAAAGAGGTTAATGACCTGCGTGGTCACGCCTTTGGCGATCTGCTGCTCAAGCAGGTTGGTCAGAGACTGGATGACAGCATCCGAAAAAGCGATACCATCGCCCGGTTCGGCGGAGACGAATTTGTCCTTCTCCTGCCTGGTGTTCGAGAAACCGGCGAGGTCAAGTTTGTCGCCCAGAAAATATTGGAGACCCTGAATCAGCCGTTTTCAC
This portion of the Syntrophotaleaceae bacterium genome encodes:
- a CDS encoding class I SAM-dependent rRNA methyltransferase — encoded protein: MKKDMFQIGPQTLQMLELGHPWVIADRYTKTWPSGRPGDLVELRDAGGQMVATALLDPKDRIVARVLERGPMNFGGAWLAEKIQRALNLRTRTLDLDRTSAYRLVNAEGDGLPGLTVDRYENHLMVQFFCRSWQPHLTMIADTLDKLLKPRGIYVKHRPQQTRELADEGKRCSRLLTGRGAPGRLQVMENGLNFLVELETGLNTGLFCDQRNNRRDLMGRIRGGSVLNLFSYTGAFSVAAAAGAARVTSVDASAGYLDWARENFAANRLNPKRHEFILGDCFTVLEELVRKKDRFDLVIMDPPSFSTVGKSRFTTTGGTAELVTLALDLLPAGGLLVTSSNHQKVDWADYLKELRRGALRAGCDLRILATSGQGEDFPYSVTFPEGRYLKFVIGMKG
- a CDS encoding peptidylprolyl isomerase, which codes for MTTEKAPVVHLKTSYGDITIELDPVNAPGSSENFLRYVQEGFFDGTIFHRVIPGFMIQGGGMTADMSQKPSHEPIRNEANNGLKNLRGTIAMARTQVVDSATSQFFINLTDNHFLDHQSETAAGYGYAVFGKVIDGMDTVDAIAKVSTGRRGYHENVPVEPVVIEKSRIVDEKG
- a CDS encoding nicotinate phosphoribosyltransferase: MSDYRYSPLLTDLYELTMLAGYWKNGMHEKQAVFDLFFRKNPFKGGYAVFAGLANALAYLEKLRFSREDLDYLKALNIFTHGFLDYLESFRFSGKIVAPAEGTVVFANEPLVTVEAPLAEAQLVETALLNMVNFQTLIATKAARIVLSAGEKGTVIEFGLRRAHGPDGGLSEARAAFIGGARSTSNTLAGQVYGIPVKGTHAHSWVMAFDEELEAFRAYAEAFPDSCILLVDTYDTLQSGIPNAITVARELRNRNHELLGVRLDSGDLAYLSKEARNMLDEAGFPEVKIVASSDLDEYVIQSIREEGGCIDIYGVGTQLATAGGPGGGALGGVYKLVRCEDQPKFKVTSDIAKATLPDHKRLLRAMEPDGQFSIDIICLEDETLSPADTVYDPTNPSRHKSLPKDVTFEDIRKVVMENGKPTLPTESLETMADRCRDQLQRMPNGTLRLINPHTYKVSISPGLNALRNRLMEPYLED
- the ybaK gene encoding Cys-tRNA(Pro) deacylase, which gives rise to MAKDKFPVTPAVRLLRYKKINFIGHLYDYEEHGGTAVCARELHVDEHAVIKTLIMQDDRGEPLVVLMHGDRQVSTKSLARAMGVKQITPCDPAAANRHSGYLVGGTSPFGTRKHLPVYMEESILSLPVVYINGGKRGFLLEMTSQDVQQVLQPTLVQAAMDP
- a CDS encoding rhomboid family intramembrane serine protease gives rise to the protein MDWKAFFDRLGLDGTRWQWRIMRWERNMKTFFKQGTLPGGESLNATKIILALNLIWFSLMILKGAAAGLGLTPLMAPRIELLLHFGAQLWVPLVLNDGQWWRCLTYAYTHAGLIHLGFNMLVLYQVGPLIEREIGTPPFITLYTLTALTATLLGFFWHPGTPVVGASGSIFGLIGFAVAYFHRMGPVGQALRNFMFRWAVFAFIFGLLVGADNAGHLGGALGGAAFGLLLPMSFRGRQASAKLFLSLAVLCAGATIGSLGWQVVYWFI
- a CDS encoding NAD-dependent succinate-semialdehyde dehydrogenase, translated to MPIRSINPTTERINNRYEEISEENIKEIIKNCHKESNEWKKISLEDRAILMGKVAFLLREEKERYSRLMAQEMGKPVSQGRGEIEKCAWVCEHYAEQASSYLQPESLPSDASRSYVAFRPLGVVLAVMPWNFPFWQVFRFAAPALMAGNGALLKHSSNVPGCALAIEDLFRRAGFPDHIFRTLMIGSGSVDQVIANPLVRAVTLTGSEQAGRKVAAKAGEMLKKTVLELGGSDPFVVLPGADLGEAATVGAHSRCINAGQSCIAAKRFIVVGDIYDAFVEHLRRAMASLKTGNPLDEETEVGPMARGDLREELHAQVQASVLQGADLILGGVLPEGPGFFYPPTLLTGVQPGMPAFDEELFGPVAAMIRARDVEDALQLANQTSFGLGGSVWDKDSLRAEHLAARIEAGAVFVNGMVKSDPRLPFGGIKDSGYGRELSAYGIREFVNIQTVWVR